In Aureibaculum algae, the following are encoded in one genomic region:
- a CDS encoding DUF2911 domain-containing protein, which yields MVKHYISTVISLFLLLIFISEAKAQGFVPADDIPHDISYCRESKVTPPLAKVLYGRPQKNDEEVFGNLVPFDKLWRTGANEATEVKFYNDVHFGDCEVKAGTYVLVTIPHEKEWQVILNSQTDVWGSFQYNPFFNVAEIIVPVKKGETLDSFTISFKGKNKATQMILGWDNVRVNVPLKFEKEPVLVSN from the coding sequence ATGGTAAAACATTACATTTCAACTGTAATCTCCCTCTTTTTATTACTTATTTTTATTTCTGAAGCCAAAGCTCAGGGTTTTGTGCCTGCAGATGATATACCTCATGATATATCGTACTGCCGCGAAAGCAAGGTAACTCCACCATTGGCTAAAGTACTATATGGTAGGCCTCAAAAAAACGATGAAGAAGTTTTTGGCAACCTTGTTCCATTTGATAAATTATGGCGTACTGGTGCTAATGAAGCAACCGAAGTTAAATTTTATAATGATGTCCACTTTGGCGATTGTGAAGTAAAAGCAGGTACTTATGTACTTGTAACGATACCACATGAAAAAGAATGGCAAGTTATCTTGAATTCTCAAACTGATGTTTGGGGATCTTTTCAGTACAATCCATTTTTTAACGTAGCAGAAATTATTGTTCCTGTAAAAAAAGGGGAAACTCTTGATTCATTTACAATATCTTTTAAGGGAAAAAATAAGGCTACTCAAATGATTTTAGGCTGGGATAACGTTAGAGTTAACGTTCCGCTAAAATTTGAAAAAGAGCCTGTACTCGTTTCTAATTAG
- a CDS encoding amidohydrolase — MKLLYTFILSIFFLASCKNQEKADLIIFNANIYTVNDSSPKAEAIAIKDGKFIAVGSTTELMTKYTAENNLDAEGKTLLPGLIDAHCHFFGLGLSEQAVKLEGTKSFDEVIQRIVDFQKEKNVNYITGRGWDQNDWEVKEFPTKEKLDELFPDTPVAIIRIDGHALLANQAAIDLAGVTTKTPFSGGDILQKDGKLTGIFIDNPMDLIYSKIPEGSLNEAIQALKDAEKICLAHGLTTVNDAGLSREAIELIDSLQQVGELKIRVYAMASAYPENLDYYLNRGIYKTDRLNVRSFKVYGDGALGSRGAAMREPYNDKPDHFGALVNTPENLKEIAKRIADSDFQMNTHAIGDSANHYLLETYKEVLKDKKDRRWKIEHAQIISPEDFNSFKNIIPSIQPTHATSDMYWAKDRIGAERIKGAYAYKDLLNQYGKVVLGTDFPVEKVSPMLTFYAAVARKDLNNFPENGFQMENALSREETLKGMTIWAAYSNFEENEKGSIEVGKMADFIILDQNIMEIPIENVPKTKVVHNYINGEILN, encoded by the coding sequence ATGAAACTTTTATACACTTTCATTCTTTCTATTTTCTTCCTTGCAAGCTGTAAAAATCAAGAAAAAGCCGATTTAATAATTTTTAATGCAAATATTTACACCGTAAATGATTCTTCTCCAAAAGCAGAAGCCATTGCTATAAAAGATGGGAAATTTATTGCGGTTGGTAGTACCACGGAGTTAATGACAAAATATACCGCGGAAAATAATTTAGATGCAGAAGGAAAAACACTACTTCCTGGATTAATAGATGCCCATTGTCATTTTTTTGGACTAGGGCTGTCTGAACAAGCTGTAAAATTAGAAGGCACCAAGAGTTTTGATGAAGTAATACAACGCATTGTCGATTTTCAAAAGGAAAAAAACGTAAACTATATTACAGGTCGCGGTTGGGATCAAAATGATTGGGAAGTAAAAGAATTTCCAACAAAAGAAAAACTAGACGAATTATTTCCTGATACTCCTGTAGCCATTATTAGAATTGACGGTCATGCATTGTTGGCCAATCAAGCTGCAATAGATTTAGCAGGTGTTACCACCAAAACTCCTTTTTCCGGTGGAGACATTCTTCAGAAGGATGGAAAATTAACCGGTATTTTTATAGACAATCCCATGGATTTAATTTATTCCAAAATTCCAGAGGGAAGTTTAAACGAAGCTATTCAAGCATTAAAAGATGCCGAGAAAATTTGTTTGGCTCACGGACTAACAACCGTAAATGATGCAGGATTATCAAGAGAAGCCATTGAACTCATTGATAGTTTACAACAAGTTGGGGAATTGAAAATTCGTGTGTATGCAATGGCATCTGCATATCCCGAAAATTTAGATTACTACCTAAATAGAGGAATTTATAAAACCGATCGTTTAAATGTACGTTCGTTTAAAGTATATGGAGATGGTGCTTTGGGTTCGCGAGGTGCTGCTATGAGAGAACCATATAATGATAAACCCGATCATTTTGGAGCTTTAGTTAACACTCCTGAAAATTTAAAAGAAATAGCCAAGCGAATTGCTGATTCAGATTTTCAGATGAATACCCACGCTATTGGCGATTCTGCAAATCATTATTTATTAGAAACCTATAAAGAAGTATTGAAAGACAAAAAAGATAGACGTTGGAAAATTGAACATGCTCAGATTATTTCACCTGAGGATTTTAATTCGTTTAAAAATATTATTCCATCCATTCAACCAACACATGCTACTTCTGACATGTATTGGGCAAAAGACAGAATTGGTGCCGAACGCATCAAAGGAGCTTATGCCTATAAAGATTTATTAAATCAGTATGGTAAAGTGGTATTGGGAACTGATTTCCCTGTGGAAAAAGTAAGTCCGATGTTAACCTTTTACGCAGCTGTAGCAAGAAAAGATTTAAATAACTTTCCTGAAAATGGTTTTCAAATGGAAAATGCATTATCAAGAGAAGAAACCCTAAAAGGTATGACCATCTGGGCTGCCTATTCCAATTTTGAAGAAAATGAAAAAGGCAGTATTGAGGTGGGTAAAATGGCAGATTTTATAATTCTAGACCAGAATATTATGGAAATTCCTATTGAGAATGTTCCTAAAACAAAAGTGGTTCATAATTATATAAACGGCGAAATCTTAAATTAA
- a CDS encoding GIN domain-containing protein, producing MKKHYSLIIVLVTMVLAPFSMSAQDKLKGNKIVTSENRYIDAFSKIETNDKIEVIITQGMEQSVTVEADENLHVAVYTEVRDSTLIIDLTKRITRKKELKVYVTIDQYIDEIITKDKSEITSSGTLKFDQLKINAEDDSKLTLDFQAANLILNNNESANAKLTVNADEVFINADNSGKSKITLSCDHAEVTIQGSSTTEVTGSCSELYVNAENRSNFKGGNFESNEAIVESSDSADVQVSAKKDLIISAIDDSEIYIFNNPQITIEKFSDKAILRKK from the coding sequence ATGAAAAAACACTACTCCCTTATCATTGTACTTGTTACAATGGTTCTAGCACCTTTTAGCATGTCTGCTCAAGACAAATTAAAAGGTAATAAAATAGTAACTTCAGAAAATAGATATATTGACGCATTTTCTAAAATTGAAACCAATGACAAAATTGAAGTTATTATTACACAAGGCATGGAACAATCCGTTACCGTTGAGGCAGATGAAAACCTACACGTAGCTGTGTACACTGAAGTAAGAGACAGCACACTAATCATTGATCTTACGAAACGTATAACAAGAAAAAAAGAGCTAAAAGTATATGTTACAATAGACCAATATATTGATGAAATCATCACCAAAGATAAATCTGAAATAACGTCATCTGGTACATTAAAATTTGATCAGTTAAAAATAAACGCAGAAGACGATTCTAAATTGACTTTAGATTTTCAAGCCGCAAATCTGATTCTAAACAACAATGAAAGTGCCAATGCAAAATTGACTGTAAATGCCGATGAAGTTTTTATAAACGCTGATAATTCAGGTAAATCTAAAATTACACTTTCATGCGACCACGCTGAAGTTACAATACAAGGGTCTTCTACTACTGAAGTCACAGGAAGTTGTTCAGAATTATATGTAAATGCTGAAAATAGAAGCAATTTTAAAGGAGGTAATTTTGAAAGTAATGAGGCCATTGTTGAGTCTTCTGATAGTGCAGACGTTCAAGTTAGTGCAAAAAAAGATCTTATTATTTCAGCCATTGACGATTCTGAAATTTATATATTTAACAATCCTCAAATAACGATTGAAAAATTTTCTGACAAAGCTATTTTAAGAAAAAAATAA
- a CDS encoding response regulator transcription factor: MKILIVEDEVELLDSMASYLKNEDFICEKATSFFDAEDKIVSFKYDIVILDITLPDGSGIDLLKLVKEQNSKTGVLIVSAKNSLDDKLKGLDLGADDYITKPFHLAELNSRVNSLIRRRNFDGDEFIEFNEIRVDPSSKEVTVHGKPVELTKKEYNLLLYFITNKNKVLTKESIAEHLWGDDIEMADSYDFIYTHMGNLRKKINKLGGNNYLQTMYGLGYKFTDTLK; this comes from the coding sequence ATGAAAATATTAATAGTAGAAGATGAAGTTGAATTATTAGATTCAATGGCAAGCTATCTTAAAAATGAAGATTTTATTTGCGAAAAAGCAACTTCTTTTTTTGATGCTGAAGATAAAATTGTAAGCTTTAAATATGATATTGTCATACTAGACATTACATTACCTGACGGCAGTGGTATTGATTTATTGAAATTAGTAAAAGAGCAAAATTCTAAAACAGGAGTGTTGATTGTATCGGCAAAAAACTCATTAGATGACAAACTAAAAGGTTTAGATCTTGGTGCTGACGATTATATTACTAAACCTTTCCATTTAGCAGAATTAAACTCAAGAGTTAATTCGTTAATTAGACGTAGAAATTTTGATGGCGATGAGTTTATTGAATTTAACGAAATAAGAGTAGACCCAAGCTCTAAAGAAGTAACAGTACATGGTAAACCTGTAGAGCTAACCAAAAAAGAATATAATTTACTATTGTATTTTATAACCAATAAAAATAAAGTACTAACGAAAGAGTCTATTGCAGAGCATCTTTGGGGTGATGATATAGAAATGGCAGACAGCTATGATTTCATCTATACCCATATGGGTAATTTACGTAAGAAGATAAACAAATTAGGCGGTAATAATTACTTACAAACCATGTATGGTCTTGGTTATAAATTTACAGATACTTTAAAGTAA
- a CDS encoding leucine--tRNA ligase — MSYHFNEIEAKWQKYWADNNTFKAANPGEEGAEKPKFYVLDMFPYPSGAGLHVGHPLGYIASDIYARYKRHKGFNVMHPQGYDSFGLPAEQYAIQTGQHPAITTAENIKTYRRQLDEIGFSFDWSREVRTSDPNYYKWTQWIFIQLFNSWYNKDSDKAEDISTLISVFEKEGNAAVNAESDDDIDSFTAEQWKAFSSEDQQKILLQYRLTFLSETEVNWCPALGTVLANDEIVNGVSERGGHPVERKKMKQWSMRISAYAQRLLDGLNKIDWPQPLKDSQTNWIGRSEGAMVSFKVLSTGDLPLTPSEGGGTEPRYRTSDSEIYGILLERAKEMRKNPTLAEEKLWKILKKKGLKVKFRRQHPIFNYIVDFVCIEKKLIIEVDGGIHKYQLNADAERQLLLEQKKGFKLLRFTNEEVLNDIDNVLLKINQELNSPPSEGSGEVPNREWEIDVFTTRPDTIFGVSFMTLAPEHELVTKITTDAQKAEVEAYIKATATRSELDRMADVKTISGAFTGAYAEHPFTKEPIPIWIGDYVLAGYGTGAVMSVPCGDQRDYDFAKHFNIDIPNIFEGVDISEEAYADKDKTVIANSDFLNGLPYKKAMKTIIYEIEKLGFGYKKINYRMRDAVFSRQRYWGEPFPVYYVNGQPQMIAAEYLPIKLPEVEKYLPTEDGKPPLGNAEVWAWDARNNKVVSNDQLVIPTERGTNDEESHEDNGIYPLELNTMPGWAGSSQYFNRYMDPNNEGEIFSQEAMNYWQDVDLYIGGSEHATGHLLYSRFWQKFMFDKGLVPQDEFAKKLINQGMILGTSALIYKVFPKDNNPKLMSAVNPIFVSKEIHSILNDFDYEGLFKNKKGSDIHHGILNSFPDKFKEASDFDTFPIHVDVSLVNGSNELNLKAFRDSRKEYNDAIFIGDNGQIIDENNDKYIVGREVEKMSKSKYNVVNPDAICKQYGADSLRLYEMFLGPLEQAKPWNTAGITGVHGFLKKLWKLYHTGKDGAFFVSDVKPSAEAYKTLHKTIKKVEEDIENFSFNTSVSTFMIAVNELTAEKCTSKEILESLIVLISPYAPHIAEELWSKLGHKESISTAPFPKFEGSYLVESSKTYPISFNGKMRFTMDLSLDLTKDEIEAAVMAHEKTQAQLAGRIPKKVIIVPGKIVNIVG, encoded by the coding sequence ATGAGTTACCATTTTAATGAAATTGAGGCCAAATGGCAAAAGTACTGGGCAGACAATAACACTTTTAAGGCCGCTAACCCGGGTGAGGAAGGTGCTGAGAAGCCTAAATTCTATGTGTTAGATATGTTTCCGTATCCTAGTGGAGCGGGTTTGCATGTTGGGCATCCATTGGGGTACATTGCTTCTGATATTTATGCAAGATATAAAAGGCATAAGGGGTTTAATGTAATGCATCCGCAAGGGTATGATAGTTTTGGACTACCCGCTGAGCAATATGCGATACAAACAGGGCAGCACCCGGCAATAACTACTGCTGAAAATATTAAAACATACAGACGTCAATTAGATGAAATAGGTTTTTCTTTCGATTGGTCTCGTGAAGTGCGTACTTCTGATCCTAATTATTATAAATGGACGCAGTGGATTTTCATTCAACTATTTAATTCTTGGTATAATAAAGATTCGGATAAAGCAGAAGACATTTCTACACTGATTTCTGTTTTTGAGAAGGAAGGAAACGCAGCAGTTAATGCAGAGTCAGATGATGATATAGATTCGTTTACTGCGGAACAATGGAAGGCTTTTTCGAGCGAGGATCAACAAAAAATACTTTTACAATACCGTTTAACATTTTTGTCTGAAACCGAAGTAAATTGGTGTCCTGCATTGGGTACGGTATTAGCAAATGACGAGATTGTAAATGGCGTTTCAGAACGTGGTGGACACCCTGTAGAACGTAAAAAAATGAAACAATGGAGTATGCGTATTTCTGCGTATGCTCAACGTTTGTTAGATGGTTTAAATAAAATTGACTGGCCACAACCGCTTAAGGATTCACAAACCAATTGGATTGGTAGATCTGAAGGTGCAATGGTGAGTTTTAAAGTCCTATCCACGGGCGACCTCCCCCTAACCCCCTCCGAAGGAGGGGGAACAGAGCCTCGTTACAGAACGAGTGATTCTGAAATTTACGGCATACTTCTAGAAAGAGCTAAAGAGATGCGTAAAAATCCAACTTTAGCGGAAGAAAAACTTTGGAAAATTCTAAAAAAGAAGGGTCTTAAGGTTAAGTTTAGAAGACAACATCCAATTTTCAACTATATAGTTGATTTTGTTTGTATTGAAAAGAAATTAATCATCGAAGTTGATGGTGGAATTCATAAATATCAATTAAACGCGGACGCTGAACGACAATTATTACTAGAACAAAAGAAAGGTTTTAAATTGTTACGTTTTACTAATGAAGAAGTTCTAAATGATATTGATAACGTATTGTTAAAAATAAATCAGGAACTTAACTCCCCTCCTTCGGAGGGGTCGGGGGAGGTCCCAAATAGAGAATGGGAAATTGACGTTTTTACAACACGGCCAGATACTATTTTCGGAGTTAGTTTTATGACCTTGGCACCAGAACATGAATTGGTGACTAAAATAACTACTGATGCTCAAAAAGCAGAAGTGGAGGCGTATATAAAAGCGACAGCAACACGTAGTGAATTGGATAGAATGGCGGATGTAAAAACCATTTCAGGTGCTTTTACAGGTGCCTATGCTGAGCATCCTTTTACCAAAGAGCCCATTCCGATTTGGATAGGTGATTATGTGTTGGCTGGTTATGGTACAGGTGCGGTTATGTCTGTGCCGTGCGGTGATCAACGTGATTACGATTTTGCCAAGCATTTTAATATCGATATTCCTAATATTTTTGAAGGTGTGGATATTTCTGAAGAAGCATATGCCGATAAAGACAAAACAGTAATTGCTAACTCTGATTTCCTAAATGGATTGCCTTATAAAAAGGCCATGAAAACCATCATTTATGAAATAGAAAAGCTAGGATTTGGCTATAAGAAAATAAATTATAGAATGCGTGATGCGGTTTTTAGCCGTCAACGTTATTGGGGAGAGCCTTTTCCTGTGTACTATGTAAATGGGCAACCTCAAATGATAGCTGCTGAGTATTTACCCATAAAATTACCCGAAGTAGAGAAGTACTTGCCTACAGAAGATGGTAAACCACCTTTAGGAAATGCTGAGGTTTGGGCTTGGGATGCTAGAAATAATAAAGTGGTGTCTAATGACCAACTTGTCATTCCGACAGAGCGAGGAACGAACGACGAGGAATCTCATGAGGATAATGGAATATATCCTCTTGAGTTAAACACGATGCCAGGTTGGGCAGGAAGTTCACAGTACTTTAACCGTTATATGGACCCTAATAATGAGGGTGAAATCTTCTCGCAAGAAGCTATGAATTATTGGCAAGATGTCGATTTATATATTGGAGGTAGCGAACATGCTACAGGCCATTTATTATACAGTCGTTTTTGGCAAAAATTTATGTTTGATAAAGGCTTAGTGCCTCAAGATGAATTTGCTAAGAAACTGATTAACCAAGGAATGATTTTGGGGACGAGTGCTTTAATTTATAAAGTTTTTCCAAAAGATAACAATCCTAAATTAATGAGTGCTGTTAACCCAATATTTGTTTCAAAAGAAATTCATTCTATTTTAAATGATTTTGACTATGAAGGATTATTCAAAAATAAAAAGGGAAGTGATATTCATCATGGAATTTTAAACTCATTTCCTGATAAATTTAAAGAAGCATCTGATTTCGATACATTTCCAATTCATGTGGATGTTTCTCTCGTTAATGGCTCTAATGAATTAAATTTAAAAGCTTTTAGAGATTCAAGGAAGGAATATAATGATGCAATCTTCATTGGAGATAATGGGCAAATTATAGATGAGAATAATGATAAGTATATTGTTGGTCGCGAAGTCGAAAAAATGTCTAAATCCAAGTACAATGTTGTAAATCCTGATGCTATTTGTAAACAATATGGAGCGGACAGTTTACGTCTGTACGAAATGTTTTTAGGTCCCTTAGAGCAAGCGAAGCCTTGGAATACTGCAGGTATTACAGGTGTGCATGGTTTCTTAAAGAAGTTATGGAAATTATATCATACAGGTAAAGATGGAGCATTTTTTGTTTCAGATGTAAAACCATCAGCAGAAGCCTATAAAACGTTACACAAAACCATCAAAAAAGTAGAAGAAGACATTGAGAACTTTTCTTTTAACACTTCCGTTTCTACGTTTATGATTGCCGTAAATGAATTGACGGCTGAAAAATGTACGAGTAAAGAAATATTAGAATCGTTAATCGTTTTAATTTCACCATACGCTCCTCATATTGCAGAAGAGTTATGGAGTAAATTAGGTCATAAAGAGTCTATTTCAACAGCTCCTTTTCCAAAATTTGAGGGTAGCTATTTGGTAGAAAGTAGTAAAACCTATCCTATATCATTTAATGGTAAAATGCGTTTTACAATGGACTTGTCTTTAGATTTAACTAAAGATGAAATTGAAGCAGCGGTAATGGCACATGAAAAAACGCAAGCACAATTGGCAGGAAGAATACCTAAAAAGGTAATTATAGTGCCAGGTAAAATTGTAAATATTGTAGGATAA
- the asnB gene encoding asparagine synthase B encodes MCGIVCAFDLKQTSEDLRPQLLEMSQKIRHRGPDWSGIYCDDKAILAHERLAIVDPASGKQPLFSEDNKLILAANGEIYNHRELRKQFEGTYNFQTESDCEVILALYQKKGVDFLDEMNGIFGFAIYDVEKDEYFIARDHMGIIPLYIGWDENGTFYVASELKALEGVCTKIQLFPPGHYMSSKDGEFVQWYKRDWTEYDAVKENETSIKEIKDALEAAVHRQLMSDVPYGVLLSGGLDSSVTSAIAQKYAEKRIESGDTQKAWWPQLHSFSVGLDGSPDLAAAQLVADHIGTVHHEIKFTIQEGLDAIRDVIYKLETYDITTIRASTPMYLMARVIKSMGIKMVLSGEGADELFGGYLYFHKAPNAKEFHEETVRKLSKLHMYDCLRANKSLAAWGIEGRVPFLDKEFMDVAMRINPQDKMINGERMEKWVVRKAFEDMLPHSVAWRQKEQFSDGVGYSWIDTLKEVVNAEVSDEQLANAKYKFPIQTPTSKEEFYYRSIFAEHYPSDAAALCVPQEASVACSTQIALEWDESFKNMNDPSGRAVANVHDDAYSK; translated from the coding sequence ATGTGTGGAATTGTATGTGCTTTTGATCTAAAGCAAACATCTGAAGATTTAAGACCTCAATTATTGGAAATGTCTCAAAAGATTCGTCATCGTGGACCGGACTGGAGTGGTATTTATTGTGATGATAAAGCTATTTTAGCTCATGAACGTTTGGCTATTGTTGACCCTGCTTCGGGAAAACAACCCTTATTTAGTGAAGACAATAAGTTGATCTTGGCTGCTAATGGAGAAATATATAATCATAGAGAACTTCGTAAACAATTTGAAGGAACGTATAACTTCCAAACAGAATCAGACTGTGAAGTTATTTTAGCTCTTTACCAAAAGAAAGGGGTTGATTTTCTTGATGAAATGAACGGAATTTTTGGCTTTGCTATTTATGATGTTGAAAAAGATGAATACTTTATTGCTCGTGACCATATGGGGATTATTCCTCTTTATATAGGATGGGATGAAAACGGAACTTTTTATGTGGCTTCTGAGTTAAAAGCACTAGAAGGGGTTTGTACTAAAATTCAATTATTTCCTCCAGGACACTATATGTCTAGTAAAGATGGAGAATTTGTACAATGGTACAAAAGAGACTGGACTGAATACGACGCTGTAAAAGAAAACGAAACTTCTATAAAAGAAATCAAAGATGCGTTAGAAGCTGCGGTACACAGGCAATTAATGAGTGATGTACCTTATGGTGTTTTACTTTCTGGGGGATTAGATTCTTCAGTGACTTCTGCAATTGCTCAAAAATATGCTGAAAAACGTATCGAATCTGGAGATACGCAAAAAGCATGGTGGCCACAATTACACTCTTTTTCTGTAGGATTAGATGGCTCTCCTGATTTAGCTGCGGCTCAATTAGTAGCAGATCATATTGGTACGGTACACCACGAAATAAAATTTACAATTCAAGAAGGGTTAGATGCCATTCGCGATGTTATATACAAGTTAGAAACTTATGATATTACAACGATTAGAGCTTCTACACCTATGTATTTAATGGCGAGAGTTATTAAATCTATGGGTATTAAAATGGTACTATCTGGCGAAGGTGCTGATGAACTTTTTGGTGGGTATTTATACTTTCACAAAGCACCAAATGCAAAAGAATTTCACGAAGAAACTGTACGTAAATTAAGTAAATTACATATGTACGATTGTTTACGTGCTAACAAAAGTTTAGCCGCATGGGGTATTGAAGGTCGTGTTCCATTTTTAGACAAAGAATTTATGGATGTTGCTATGCGAATTAACCCGCAAGATAAAATGATCAATGGCGAGCGTATGGAAAAATGGGTTGTTAGAAAGGCTTTTGAAGATATGCTACCACATAGTGTTGCTTGGAGACAAAAAGAGCAATTTAGTGACGGTGTAGGTTATAGCTGGATAGACACACTTAAAGAAGTAGTAAATGCAGAAGTAAGTGATGAACAATTGGCTAATGCTAAATATAAATTCCCAATTCAAACACCAACAAGTAAAGAGGAATTCTATTACCGTTCTATTTTCGCAGAACATTACCCTAGTGATGCTGCTGCTCTATGTGTACCACAAGAAGCATCTGTTGCTTGTAGCACACAGATTGCATTAGAATGGGATGAAAGTTTTAAAAACATGAACGACCCTTCAGGAAGAGCCGTTGCAAATGTACATGATGATGCTTATTCAAAATAG
- a CDS encoding sensor histidine kinase yields MKLIERTSRTYLWLSIVIFLISAGMLIFVLTTVMNNRLDEQLRYFKDVIAKRIKYDYPLTIFEEPIELNEAEQYKYPNDTIIYKDTLILRNIEGEGINEFEKYRQLTAYETLHNIRYKIVARNSLVRNQDFIWVIVVSSFIIIILLLIGLWILNTYISKKLWHPFYTNINRLKNFSVQDQEPIKLEKSNIEEFQELNESIRNLTQKLQSDFSNLKEFSENASHEMQTPLAIMQSKIELLLQSDNINQEQSEQLQSIYQAGKRLSKLNKTLLLLAKVENQQFSTKEEVSFKELIEKQLENYEDFILNKNISVSKELSDHIISTNVTLVDTLVSNLLSNAIKHNINNGTISITFSKNQLIFSNTGEQLKGDPENLFNRFKKQSTRKDSLGLGLAIIKQICDVNQWQLNYSCVNKLHTLSVSFNSTTTNQND; encoded by the coding sequence ATGAAATTAATAGAAAGAACTAGTAGAACCTATTTATGGCTGTCTATTGTTATATTTTTAATTTCTGCTGGTATGCTCATTTTTGTCTTGACTACTGTGATGAACAATAGACTTGATGAACAGCTACGTTATTTTAAAGATGTTATTGCTAAAAGAATTAAATATGATTATCCATTAACTATCTTTGAAGAACCGATAGAGCTAAATGAAGCGGAACAATACAAATATCCGAATGATACCATTATATATAAGGATACTTTAATTCTCAGAAATATTGAAGGAGAAGGTATTAATGAGTTTGAGAAATACAGACAATTAACAGCTTACGAAACACTTCATAACATTAGGTATAAAATTGTAGCAAGAAATTCTTTGGTTAGAAACCAAGATTTTATATGGGTAATTGTGGTTTCATCGTTCATCATAATCATCCTTTTACTAATTGGACTGTGGATTTTAAACACTTATATATCTAAAAAGTTATGGCACCCATTTTATACCAACATAAATAGACTTAAAAATTTCTCCGTTCAGGATCAAGAACCTATTAAGTTGGAAAAATCAAATATCGAAGAATTTCAGGAGTTAAACGAATCTATACGTAACTTAACACAGAAATTACAATCTGATTTTAGTAATTTAAAAGAGTTTTCTGAAAATGCTTCGCATGAAATGCAAACACCGTTAGCAATAATGCAATCTAAAATTGAATTGCTATTACAGTCGGATAATATTAACCAAGAGCAATCTGAACAATTACAATCTATTTATCAAGCTGGCAAGCGATTGTCTAAACTAAACAAAACATTATTATTACTAGCAAAGGTAGAAAACCAACAATTTAGTACAAAAGAAGAAGTTTCGTTCAAAGAGTTAATAGAAAAACAATTAGAAAATTACGAGGACTTTATTCTCAATAAAAACATATCTGTTAGTAAAGAATTATCTGATCATATAATTTCTACAAATGTCACATTGGTAGATACACTAGTTTCAAATTTATTAAGCAACGCCATTAAACATAATATTAATAACGGTACCATCTCCATTACTTTTTCTAAAAATCAATTGATTTTTTCAAATACTGGTGAGCAATTAAAAGGTGATCCTGAAAATTTATTTAATAGATTTAAAAAACAGAGTACTAGAAAAGACTCACTAGGTTTAGGCTTAGCTATTATTAAGCAAATTTGTGATGTTAATCAATGGCAACTGAACTATTCTTGCGTGAATAAATTGCACACACTTAGTGTTAGCTTCAATAGTACAACAACGAATCAGAACGACTAG